DNA sequence from the Rattus rattus isolate New Zealand chromosome 2, Rrattus_CSIRO_v1, whole genome shotgun sequence genome:
CATCTCTGGATGGGCAGACGGCCAGTTGTCATGACCACCCACCACAACCATCCTGCCCTTCAGCATGGTCTGACAGCCATTGTTTGAACAGTAGACTTCAGCCACCACTGCCTAGTCCGGCACTTGACTCCGAAGGCATGAGAGGCTGGGGCCAGGGTAACAGCTCTGTTGGTAAAGCTCCTGCCATATAAGTACAAGGGACCCGAGTTAAGGTCTCCAGCACCCGTGTACAAACTGGCTGAGGGGATATGTATATCTGTAATTCTAGTGCCAGGGCAGACACTAGAATTACagaactcactggccagtcagtctagccatgAGCTCCTCAttcagagagacactgtctcaaaaagtaaggcagAGGGTAAAAGAAAGACATATGACTgatccctctgccttccacatacgcatacacatacacatgaacaggcACAgccaccatatacatatacatacaacacacacacacacgcatgcacacacatacacgcacacgcatgcacacacacacgcacacgcacgcacgcacgcacacacacaccccacacattaaaaaataaatttaaaatcaaagatggaggggctggagagatggctcagtagttaaaagcactggctgctcttccacaggacccgagttcagttcccaggactctcacggtggctcacaaccatctataatggtagtcccatgggatccgatgcccttttctggtgtgcacacatgcagacaaaactcccatatacataaataaataaatcttaaagcaaAAACCCATAGACAGATAGTAAAAGCGACTGCTGTTGAGGATGATGTGACCATCTAAGTCCCCACCAGCCCACGCCCACCCAGTGAGAAGCTCATCTTCGGTCAGAGGCTCACCTGCAGGTAGACATCGTTGTTCCACTGTTCAATGGGGTCTGGCACAGCGGAGAACTTCTCTATGACATTCTGGTGAGCGTCAAGAAGCGTGACAAAGAGACGGTATTTACAGCCACTGTCGTGTCGAGCTCCCCACCTGTGGGAAGCGGAGGTCTCAATGCACCACCTTCCTCTTTGGGGGTCTAGCCTCCCCATGGGTACAAATTACGTTCCCCACAAGGGTCTTgagaggctggcaagatggccgcTAAGTCAGTGAAGGGCTTGCTGCACAGGAATGATGGGCTGGGTTTGAACCCCAGAACTCATGGAAGGAGCTGGGTgttgctgggtgtgatggcagaggcaagtggatctctgtgagttcgaggccagtctggcctgcagagaattccaggccagtcaggattacatagcaagaccctgcctcaaaagaaaaacgAAAGCTGGAAAGCCAGGGACAGTGAGACGTGCTGTAACCTGAGCGAGCAGTGGGCAGCAGACCCACGTGGCCCAGGTACGTAATTCCAGCTGTTTTAGAGGCCGATACAGGAGTGtctcgagttcaaggccaacccaagCAACCTGGTGAGTCTCTGCTTCAAAATAAAAGTGCAAAGGGACCTGGAGTGTGCCGTCTAGTGGTGGAGGCTTtccctagcatgcatgaggccctgggttcgatcctccaGCTCCTTTACTTGTCTCTGCCCCAGTGAAATGCACTCAAATGATCTCTGGCCCTTGCAAAATCATGCCTGCCAGGAGTGTCTTTGTTGGAGACCCAATCAAACATACCATATTGATTGAGGACAAGAGCTGGCCATGTCCACAGAGAGGCATAGGCCAACACTGGCTACTTTAGAAAGAGCTGTAGTGTAATCTAGGGCTGTGAGTTCATGTCCGTTGGCCTGAAGGCTGTGGCTAACCACAGGGGCAGGCAGCTAATTGGTTAGCCAGCTCAGTGAGCTCCAATAAAAACTGTACAGAGAGTCGACACTCTGACAGGCATCTGGATACACCTGACTGTTGGGTTGGTAACACTTGACTGACTCCACAGATcccacactgttttgttttgtttttaatttactgtcagacacaccagaagagggcattgatcccattacagatggctgtgagccaccatgtggttgctgggaattgaactcaggacctctggaagagcagccagtgctcttaacccttgagccatctctccaatctcccccacacacccccctcccatacacacacacatgcactggttTTGAGCTCATCTGTGCCATCCTGGCATTCACATAATCGTtttgcctcagcatcccaagtgctgggattacaagtgtgcgcTGTGGGGTCTTAGTGCTTGTTAACAGGCTTTTCCTGTCCCCAGACTCACCAGTCAGACACAGCAATCTCcacaccaccactgtccagcagCTCTGGCCACAGACCCTTCTCCTCTAGGTCCACAACCTGCTTCTTGCGACACCAGCTAGGAAGGTGAGACagcggttggttggttggttggttggtcggtcgtGAGGACCAGCAGGCCTTTTCTCAAAGGCTCTGGccctttggggtggggtggggtggggtggggtggggtggggctttcACCTGAAGGAAGTCACGAAGCAGGTCTGTGAGGGGGCCCCAGGTACAGGTTTCCTGTTCTTCTCCACCACCCAGCCATCCCCACCATGCCGCACCATCCACTTGCGCAGGCCCTCTGTAAAGAAGAACAGTGGGGGTAATCGCAGCATCAGGGGTGCTGAGGCTTCAGGATTGCAGCCGAATTCAAGCTGCACCGCACCTCGCCCCCCAAACCCCAAgtttgaaaagaattaaaaaccagagcagggggctggagaggtggctcagtggttcagagcactgactgctcttccagaggtcctgagttcaattcccagcaaccacatggtggctcacaaccatgtgtaatgggatctgatgccctcttctggtgtgtctggagacagagacagaggaaggaaggaaggaaggaaggaaggaaggaaggaaggaaggaaggaaggaaggaaggaaggaaggatggatggaaggaaggaaccagaGCAGACAGGCAGCTCAGTGGGAAAACTTTAACCCTCAGACTTCATGCAAAAATACAAGGTGAGAATTGATACAAAGTTGGCGGCTGGCCACCCACCACCTGCACCATGAGGTTTGAGCCCTttaacacacacaaatgtaattttaaaaattaaaagttcatgtctgtgtactatataacttcagaggccagaagaaagggtGGTCTCCCTGAGACTGGATTTAAAGATGGTGTGAGTCTCCACTTGAGTGTTTggaactgacctcaggtcctttggaagagcagtgctgTTAGCCGCTGAGCTATTGTTCCAGCccgcaaaaacaaacaaacaaacaaaaaacccaaaacacaacaacaacaaaacaaaaccaaaaattactaagaaaatttaaaagcttggagctgctcttccagaggacctgaggtcagttcccagctATCAAGTCAGGAGGCTCAGTCTTctgaaactccagtcccagggaatctgttTTGACCTctagcaagcacacacatataccttaatgaaaataaaaatttaaaatgtaaaagccaaTCAAACAAAAGATACTTATGTGCTGATTTTAATTGCTCACTGATGCCTCTCTGTGCATCCTGACTCTCAGATAGAGGATATGCAGTTTGGTCCCCTCCAAAGCTCCCTTATTGTGGGTCAGGTCCTTCCAGTAACTCTAACTGGGTCAAGTGTGACCCCACTCtggcccctccctctgcttcatcTGTAGACCTGCCTCTCGGTTTACCTCTAGGCTCCGCCCATTACACGTCTTGTGAATCTGCCCTACCCGCTCTCATTGATTCCCTTCTGGTCTCTCAGCCCACAGAACCTTCCATCGGTTCTCTTGTGGCCCTACCTCTCAAAGTCCAGTGTGATCCCGCCTCCTTCCCTTCTCACTGGCTCCTTTACGGTCTCGCCCTTACTCCATTATCTCTTGACTCCGCCCCTCATCCTCTTCCCTGGGTTCTTTTGGACACGCCCCCACCCGCCCATCAATTGTCTCGTGACTCCGCCCTTAATCCCTTCTGGTCGATTCCTTCTTGGTTCTGCCCATTGGCATTCTTGGGGCCCTGCCCCTTGCGCTACGGTTCTCTTCTGatccctcccctctgcttcctctagGCCCCGCCCTCGCAGCGCCTCACCTTGGCCACAGGGGTTGCAGAGGAGGTTGCGTCCTAGCGGTCTTAATGCGCAGAATTGGCCCAGCGGGCAGGGCGTGCCTTCGCGGGCTGGGGGCAGGCAGCGGCGGGCTAACGTCAACAGGGCGCGGCCCGCTGCGCTGTGGTCTcgggccagcagcagcagccaaagGGCCTGGCCATCCACCAACGCGCGCCAGGCGCGGCAGACCCGGCGGCAGTGTACCAGCAGCGTGCGCGGGGGCACGTGGCTCAGTACCAGCAGGAGCAGCTCCGGGGGCAGTCGACTCAGGTCCAGGGCCTCCTGGGGATCGGGCTCCGGCATAGGGATCCGGGTTCTGGAAGTCCAGGCACCCATGGTCGCCGCGACCCGCTTGGTTTTGACTGTAGGAGAGGAGGGGTCAGATGTTAGTGATCAACAGTGTCCACGACGCGCAGCCTCTGCTGCCCCACTTTGCAGCCGTCCACCCCGAGACTAACAGCCCCGAAGCCATCCGCTGCTTCCCACGTCCCTCGCCGCCTCGCCGTCCCCCAaaacctcccctcctcccagcccgCTGGTGCTCACCAGCACCCCTGCCAGCTCCCCTCCGCGGCCTGGAGGACCGCATAGCCATAGCTCTGTCTAATGCTCTGTTCCCAGGTGAGACCTCTCTGAGATTCACCGAATGTCCAGCCCTTTGGTTCCAGACCCCACCTCCTTCCGGCTATCCGCGGACAGCGTGGGAATCTACCAAGGGTCACAGATTAGGCCAGGGCTCTGGCACAGTCTGCGCGGTTCCGCAACAATCAACCACTTGGAGTGACCCTAAATCCGCAGTGGACGCCTGGCATCTGGTAACAACTATTATTTCGGGTAGGCATCCAAGTGGAAGGCTCCACCCCTAAACGCCTTTTATCCCAGACACAGTCATCCGCGATTTACAGGAAAAAAGCAGGCTCTAGAGGACAAAAAATGACATCACTAACCGAAAGCATCAGCTAAAGCTTTCTGTTTCAATCTTAAACTTACCACACCTCTGTCTTCACAACCCAGAAAATGAACCAAGGCTCTTAGAGACCATGACCTTCCTAAGTGACTGCACAGCTACTGGGTGTAACTCCAGAatctttttatttgagacagggcctcactttgtggggctggctggcctggaactcactgtgtaggcaaactgagagatctgcctgcctctgcctcctgagtgctaggtttaaaggcaTTTACCACTGTGACCAGCTctttaaaacttactttttagggctggagagatggctcagcggttgagagcactgactgctcttccagaggttctgagttcaattcccagcaaccacatggtggctcatgaccatctgtaatgggatctgatccccttttctggtgtgtctgaagacagctacataaaacaaatttgataaaaaaatttttaaaaagtataactttttttttaaaaattgctttttaaattttgttttatgtgcgtGGATGTTTGCTTGCATTTATGTCTCCACcatgtttgtgcctggtgcccagggaggtcagaggggtcacagagaagcctgtctgtcttagggttttactgctgtgaacagaaaccatgaccaaagcaacgattaaaggacaacatttaattggggctggcttacaggttcagaggttcagtccattattatcaaggcaagaacatgacagggggggttgggaatttggctcagtggtagagcgcttgcctagcaagtgcaaggccctgttcagtccccagctccaaaaaaaaaaaaaaaaaaaaaaaaaaaaaaaaaaaaaaaaagaacatgacagGGGCTGGAGGAACTGCAAattccacctcttgttctgaaggcagcgaggactagggtattaaagcccacggCCACAGTggcacatctattccaacaaggctatacctcctaatgatgccactccctgggccggaCATGTATGAACCAtgtcttggagagagagagagagagagaacactcctAGTAACCGCCAACCCTCCGtaaacatggaaaagaaaagagaaagtgacGTGGGTTAATTAAAGAACATTTACACACTTTTgcacactgtcttagtcagggttctctagagtcacagaacttaaggaatgtctctatatattaagggaatttattgacATGACTCACAGCCtacagtccaactaacccaacaatgggcagctgtgaatgggaattccaagaatccagtagttgctcagtccctcGGGCTAGTTGTTTCAGCAGGTCTTCTGTAGAAGAAGGTCCCAACAGAGGTGCGGGCTGTAAGTGCAAGCGGTTGATGAGGAGTGAGTCTtgcttcttccagtgtccttatgtaggcctccagtaAAAGgagtggcccagattaaaggtgtgtgc
Encoded proteins:
- the Fbxo27 gene encoding F-box only protein 27, whose translation is MGAWTSRTRIPMPEPDPQEALDLSRLPPELLLLVLSHVPPRTLLVHCRRVCRAWRALVDGQALWLLLLARDHSAAGRALLTLARRCLPPAREGTPCPLGQFCALRPLGRNLLCNPCGQEGLRKWMVRHGGDGWVVEKNRKPVPGAPSQTCFVTSFSWCRKKQVVDLEEKGLWPELLDSGGVEIAVSDWWGARHDSGCKYRLFVTLLDAHQNVIEKFSAVPDPIEQWNNDVYLQVTHVFSNIRRGVRFVSFEHWGQDTQFWAGHYGARMTNSSVIVRVCPS